A region of the Silene latifolia isolate original U9 population chromosome 9, ASM4854445v1, whole genome shotgun sequence genome:
GTCAACCACTAAAAGCAAAAGATGATGGTGATCACCGCGACATGATCCTTGAAAGAAGCCTGCATGTGCAAAGGTTTTGGATCCACCCTGTCCGGAGCAGCCTTGCAATGGTTCGTCAGCATGCCCAACAAGAGCATAACCTGCTTCGCCGTCTTAGTCAATGCCTTCCACCAGCAGTTTGCCAGCAGCCGCAGACCAGAAAAACAAACCAGTGACCTATATCGAATAGTACAGGGGCCTGAGGAGACCACCAGAGATTTTCTGAACAGATTAAACAGAGAGAAGGTGGCAATTCCCCGGTGTGACATAGCCACAGCCATAGAAGCTTTCCGCCAAGGGCTCCGCCAGGACTCAGACTTATAAAAAGACTTGACCAAGTACCCGTGCACCACCTTTGAGGAGGTACAAACAAAGGCAATTGCACTCATGCGGATGGAGGAAGACTCAGGGCCCAGGAGAGCTGCCTATGGCACAGATAGTATATCCAGAAAGGCGCCTGTAGAGAAGCAGAGCGAAAGAGTCAAACCCTACAGCAAGCCTGTGAACAAAGTTTCCGAGGGTCCAGGAGGAAAGAATAACTCAGAGCCACCTCCAAAAGTAAGTGAGTATAAATTCTCGACTAACCTTGAAGGTGTACTCAAGGCCCTAAAGGAGATACGGGgagtcagatggcccaggaagcgGGTGGATGAGCGTCCTAACGATGAAAGAGACTCCAGCAAGAGGTGCGAGTATCATGATGACATCGGTCATGACACCGACGAATGCTACACCTTGAGAAGGGAAGTCAAATTCCAGTACGATCGAGGAAACTTAGACCACCTATTGCCAGGAGGCTCCACCAAAGTTCATTCCACTAATCAGGTTCTGCCTACTCCTCCACCTGTTTGCACTAGAATTGTGAATGTTATTACAGGAGGCTCGGAATTGTGCGGCCTAACTTATTCAGCAGCCAAAAGACACGCCACACAAACCAAAGGAGACAAGCCAGAGTTTTCCTGCAGAATCAGCCGCCAGGACCTCCCAGCAGTCACCTTTGATGAAACAGACGCGCAAAATACTACGGAGCAACACCACGACGCTCTGATAATCACCCTCCCCATAGGAAACTGCGAGGTAAGAAAGATCCTGGTGGACACAGGGAGCTCTGTCAATCTGATCATGCTGGAAACTCTCAAAGGCATGGGGTTCAGCGAAAAGGATTTAGCAACGAAAGAGGTACCTTTGGTCGGTTTCAGTGGTGAAACAAAGCACTCTATAGGAGAGatcgtcatcccaacctatgccaAAGGAGTCAACAAACAGGTAAGATACTTGGTTATCGATgggccctctacttacaatgtgattcttggcaggccctggatccacgaaATGAAGGCAATACCTTCAACTTACCACCAATGTCTGAAATTCCCAACACCTTTGGGAGTGCAAGAGATACGTGGGGATCAGGAGGATGCTAAGAATTGCTATAAGATAGCCCTGAAACCAACAGCCAGACCGCCAGCATAACAATTACAGAGCCAGCACATCCAGGAGGAATATGTCGAGCCACCTCAGGCAGAGCTGGACGAAGTCAGCCTAGACGAGCTGCAACCAGAACGAACCATACTTATTGGGTCAGAATGCACAGGTAAAATCCGCCAAGAACCTATTCAATTATTGAAAACTAACATGGACTGTTTTGCTTGGTCCCACAATGATatggtagggataaatcctagtATAATAACCCACAAGCTGAGCGTGGACCCGAGCTATAAACCTATCCAGCAGAAGAGGAGGAAGATTGCTCCAGAGAGGAACCAGGTCATAAACCAGGAGGTAGACAACCTGCTCGCTGCTGGAAAAATCAGGGAAGTGAAGTACCCGGAATGGTTATCTAATGTGGTGGTAGTCCCAAAAAATAATGCAAATGAAGGGTTTGTGTCGATTTTACGGACCTAAATAAAGCTTGCCCTAAAGATCCGTTCCCACTGCCACACATAGAAATGCTCcagcaggccacgaaatgctcacagcaggccacgaaatgctCACATTCCTGGATGCTTGGAGTGGCTGctacaaccagatcaagatgcacccTGATGATCAAGAGAAAATGGCATTCAGGTCAGAACGAGGTATCTATTGTTATAACGTGATGCCTTTTGGTCTAAAGAATGCAGGTTCCACCTACCAATGGCTGGTAAACACtatgttcaaagagcaaataggcTGCACCATGGAGGTATACATcgacgacatggtggtaaaatcaaaGCAAGCTGCCCAGCACGTTGCACATCTGGCTGACACTTCCAGCACCCTGAGAAAATATGAAATGAAGCTGAACCCATCAAAGTGCACTTTCGGAGTCTCCAGTGGGAAGTTCGTAGGGTATATGGTCACCCAGAGGGGGATAGAAGCCAACACTAATCAAATCAAGGCCATACTCCAGCTAGAATCACCTCAAAAGCCAAAGGACGTGCAGCGCCTGACAGGACGGGTAGCTGCACTGAACAGGTTCATAGCAAGGTCCTCAGACAGATGCAGGTTATTTTCTGACATCCTAAGGAAGAGCCAGAAGTTCGAGTGGACATAGGAGCACGAGGCAGCACTCAGTGAGCTGAAACGATATCTGAGCACTCCACCACTCCTATCAAAGCCAGAACCCGAAGAGCCCTTGTCTTTGTACCTCTCAGTAACGTAGGTGGCTGTCAGTGCAGTGTTAGTTCGAGAGCAAGAAGGTGTACAACATCCAGTATACTACGTCAGTAAGTCTCTGCtgcctgcagagaccaggtacacctcACTCGAAAAACTTGTACTTGCGCTAGTCACAGCTTCCTATAAGTTGCGACCTTATATTGAATCCCATACCATCTCTGTGGTAACTAACTATCCTCTTAAGACTATAATGAGGAAACCAGAGTTATCAGGTAGAATGGCCAAATGGTCCATGCACCTGAGTGGCTACGATCTGAAATTCGAACCTCGGGCAGCAATCAAGTCCCAGGCTCTAGCAGACTTTGTCTCCGACTTTTCCCCCTCCCTCCAGACGCAGGCCGAAAAGGACATCCTCACTCTGGAGGAAGACAAAGGGGAACAGATGTGGGAGCTGAATGTAGACGGAGCGTCCAACATAAAGGGAGCGGGAGTTGGTCTGGTCCTTAAGTCGCCCCAAGGGGACCTGCTAGTCCAGGCAGTTCGGTGTGAATTCAGAGCTACCAACAacgaggcagaatatgaagccttgATCTTGGGTCTGCAGCTGGCTCTGGACCTAAAAATCAGGCATCTCCAGGTATACAGTGACTCCCAACTTATCGTAAACCATGTAAATAACTCTTATGCAGCTAGGGACACCACTATGATGGCCTACCTGGAAATAGCGCAAGAGTTGAAACTCAGGTTCAGGACCTTCAACATTAAGCAAATCCCCAGGGACCAGAATGTGGAGGCTGAAGCCTTAGCTGCCCTGGGGGCAACGTTCAAATCAGGTACAATCTCTACCATACCTATCGTCCATGTACTGGAACCTGCAATATCAAGAGCAGGATAAGACGACGAAAGCACAGCTGGCTCACTACAATCACAGGAAGAAGGGGTGTTAACCAACACCACCAGCCAGGAGGAAGTCGTAGATTGGAAAAAGCCTTaccaagattggttgcaaaatgACATACTTCCAGCAGATAAAAAAGAGGTAAGAAGCTTTAAAATGCGAGCTTCCAAATTTGTGCCGATTGATGGTGTCTTGTTCAGGAAATCCCTCGCAGGACCCTACCTGAGGTGCCTGAGTAAGGAAGAAACCCAGGCTGTTTTGCATGCTAtccacagtggtgaatgtggaaaccatgcacggggcaggagcctgtccaacaaggcCCTCAGGAagggatacttctggcccacgATGCGCAAGGATGCTATGGAATATGCAAAAAAGTGTGACGCCTGTCAAAGGCATGCACCAGTCAGCCACCAGCCTGCAGAGCCTCTGCACCCAGTTATTTCACCCTGGCCCtttatgaaatggggaatggacatagtgGGACCACTGCCCAAGGCACCAGGAAACAAGGTCTACATGCTCGccatgacagattacttctccaaatggatagaggcagagtCATTCTCCCAGGTTACGGAGGCCCAGGTGATATCTTTTATTAAACGCAATATCATCTGTAGGTTTGGTATTCCATCTGAAATAATATGCGATAATGGATCTCAGTTTATTGGCAATAAGACAGAGGCATTCTGTGCTAGATGGAACATTTCATTGCAGAAATCTACTCCCAGAAACCCTCAGTCCAATGGTCAAGAagagtccagcaacaaaatcatagTCGAGAACCTCAGGAAGAAACTAGAAGAAATTGGGGGCAAATGGGCAGAAGAGCTGCCACTAGTCCGATGGGCTGATAGAACCACCCCTAAAGTAGCAACGGGACAAACTCCCTTCAGCCTGGTATTCAGGGCTGAGGCAGTTATCCCTTCAGAGGTCAGGGTCCCTACCCACAGATATGGATGCCTAACAGAGGAACGAAATCAGGTAGAAATGGCAAGTAACCTAGACACTATAGACGAGCTCAGAACCAGCGCCCAGATCAGGATGGCTTCGTATAGGCAAACAGTGGCCAGGAGCTACAACAAAAATGTAAAAGTCAGGACCCTGCAAGTAGGAGACCTGGTCCTGAGGAAAGTCTTCCAGAACACTAAAAACCAGCGAGCAGGCAAGTTTGCCTACAATTGGGAAGGACCGTACCAGGTGGAAAGTATCAGCGGAAATGGAGCATACAGGCTCATGACCATGGAAGGGCAAATAGTCCCCAGATCATGGAATGTCATCCACCTAAAAAAATACTACATCTGAAGCAGTCAGCAACCGGACACGTAGCCTGCCACGTACAGCACCATCAGGTTCCAGAGAAGCATGGACTCATGACTAAGTATCCACAGATCGGACAAGCTAGGCTCCTGCAAATACTTAGTGACCATGCCAGCGAGGTTCCTCTGAACAGAGGGGCAGACAGATCCCAGTACCTCCAATCAATGAAAGCCGGCAACAAAGACAAACAAAAGAAGAGTGCACGCACGATAAAACAAAGGTACGCCCGAAGACGGCAGAATACTAATTAAAACGCCTGAAAATGGCAGAGTACCAAAATACGCCTTGCTCCCATGAGCAAAGTCAAAACACAACGAAATTATCCAAAAATTAACGATGTTTCATGCCACACAGGGCCCAGAAAATAAAACTAGAAAACAGAAAAGACGAATTCCAGGAACCTCCTCAATCCAGCAGGACGCGTTCCACCTCCTTAGCAGCCGGCGCACTTTCAGAAGCATGCTCAGTAGCAGGAACAGTCCCCCCAGCAGGGTTGTTCTCAGGAGCCAGATTATCAGCAGTGTTGGTCCCTCCCTGGACTTCCTCTTCCTCGGCAGCAGAAAACCCATCATCCTCCAGAGCATCAATCTCGAAGTCGGACAAAACTCCTAGATCGACCTTCTCGGGAAAGGAATCAGCAAACAACCTCTCCTCTTCCTCCAAATCCCAGGACAAGTGCTTCCCTTCTTTGAATTCCTTGATGCAGGCAATCTTTATCTCCCAGGAAGAACAGGCAGCAGCATATGTCAGGGCCTTAGAGAGGTTGGCCTTCTTTTCTTTCAGAATCCTATTTTCAGCAGTCAGGGAGTTATTAGCTTCCAGGACCTGGGCGAGTTGCTCCTCGGATTCCTTCAAGCTGCGACGAACCAAGCCGATATCCCCTTTGAGAGTAGCTTTGTCCTTCCTCTCCGCGTCCAGCTGATTAAGGAGCTCCCTCTTCTCCGTTTGGAGAAGGCACACATCATCCTCAAGCTTAGCAAGCTTCTCCCTGATGAGGAGAGATATCTGCAGTGACTGATGAGCCAAAAGGAAAGGAAAGAgccgttaaaaaaaaaaaaaaaaagacacagAAAGAAGCAGGGTAATTATCAAAGTCAGGCAAGCTCCACCTCGAAAGCGTGCTCAGCCTCCATATCTGCCATTTCTTTCAGGGGCCTCCTCTCCAGCGAAGAGCGAGGACCAGGTAGCATCAGCCGCTCCAGATAAGGCCAATGCCCAAGGGCCCTGGAACGGCCAAATCCCTCGGGGAGTTTCAGTGTCATTTCCGCAGTAGGAGCATTGGGGGTCACAGGGTTCGGAGCCTCTCTATTTTCAGGAGGTAGAGACGCCAGAGGAGTGATTTCAACAGGGATGGAGTCAGAAGAGGTAGCTGGCTTCTTCGAGCAAGTAGCCTCAACCTCCAAAGAGGAATCAACCCTCCTCTTAGAAGCAGGTTTGGAGCGCCTCCAGCTGCCCTCTTTCGCCTTTGAGCAAGAATCATGTGCAAGGTAACTTTGGGCCTTGCGGAGtctgaaagaaagaaaaagactTCAGGAACCAGAAATTCCAAAAGATTACAGCACAACGAAGAGAAAAGGAGCGTACCAGACGTCATTTGTTCTTCTTCCTCTACAGTGGTATGGGGAATGCACCAGAAGAGAGACCGAGCAAAAGATTGAAGGAACGCTTATCGGGAGACAGTCCGAATAACTTCGTCAATGAGGCTACCTCGTCTGGCAAAGGAACGAGGCGGTTCAGACCTGCGCAAAAGAGCaagtaaggaaagtaagaaggcAAAGAGAAAAGAAAGCAATAAGAAATATCAAGTACCTGCAGTAGATCTCCAATCAGAAAACAAATAATCAACCGGAGGAGGAAGAGACTTAATTTCCACAAAAATAAAACGGCGAAACCAGTCAGAATCATTGGGCTTAGGAGGAAAGACAATACAGTGCTCCTCATTTTCCTTCACGCGCAAGGTCACTTGGCCATGACCCAAGGACCTCACGGTAAAGAGATGACCCAAGTCACTGAGGTCAATGTCACTGCCATACAAGTCGTTCATGGCACAAAGAGGAAGCAAGGTACACCAAGCGTACGGAGCAACCTGACACACGGCTAACTTGTTCAAGCGAAGGAAGTCTTGGATCAACTTGGGAAAAGGAAACCTCAACCCCAAGAAGAAGGGATAGTAATAAAAGCACGTCCATCCCGGCCTTCGAAAGTCAGCCTTCTGACCGGGAAGTGGGACATGCACCACCACATCCTCCGAAAACCCAAACCATTCCTTGATCAAAGCAAGATCAGCTGCCACAAAAGAGGAGTCACACGAATGTGTTGGAGAAAGGATAGAGGCGGAGGGGAATGGGTCATGGGGATCAGAACAAGGGACGGAAGCAGAAGAAGAAAAAGATCTAGTACTTTTTCGAACCATGATAAACGAAGAGAAAGAGATGGAATATACCTGACGAGAGACAAAAGATAAGGAGAATTAGGGGAAAGATAGAGAAAGGTTTGAAAGAGATGTGAAAAGTGAAGGGAAAAAGAAAGTTAAAgagtttttaagagagaagaggtGAAGAATCCTAGGGAAGGTAAAAAGCAAAGATGGTCGAGTGAAGTTAATGGGCACGGCAGTTGAGAGGCGTAAGGGAAGTGAGGGGTCTATTCAGTTCCCTAAATGATTACTCTAGAAGGTTAAAGAAATTCCCGCCCAAGTACACTTACACGGgaatttgggggcaattgttagggtCGAAATTTACAATTTCTCTCGAGTAACACGTGGCAGATTTTTATTGGATAAGACAAGAGGACTAATGACTTGGCAAATTGAAGACCGTTGAATTATTGTGCAAAGAAGTGTCCACATACATTCTTAGTAAAGTCAAAAGAGAAAATACCCACATAACTATCCCCTAGAAAATAGGTAACGGCTCCTAAAAAGTAGGAGGCTGACCCGGAGGAGCCTGAACGCATTAAACCCTAAGAAGGCCACActataaaagaagaagaaaggcaagAACAGGGGGATGatcgaaaaaaagaaagaaaatacgCAACAGTGAATTATTAAGCAGAAATTCCGTTGTATTCCTTACTTGCTAAAAGTTCTACCTCGattttagtgaaaatattggtgggattccgactccccccgcggttgttcccacacctggttttccgcgtcaccaaaaactcCTTGCGTCAATCTTTTTCTCGCTAACTTTTACTTTATTTGCATCGCATTTCTTAATTCATTCGTAGTAGCTAGAGATCACTTTGACCCATTAAATTAAAACTTCtaatcggtaaatttttaccaaaacaacatccttccttttattgcttgttttaccttattgtttgcattagtttagacacaactacaaacccaaacaaattgtgacactagcataaattgagatagatagacttagaacccaaagcacaccgtcccatggatcgacctcgacttaccactaactagttgtttgttgagtattataaatgtgtttgattggatgtgacctgACGACATCACAttcacatcaaaatggcgccgttgccggagatcgtgctatgtgattaagttcttacttgtttgtctattttgattttgctttcaccttgaggaacttgttcctcaagggttgttcttaccgtttttgtgtagttttcttgttgtagttgtttccttgtcttagctatgatggctcaagacttgacatatggagtatgtggtggatcttttgagtatgactatgggtatggggagtttgaggagcaagtcaacacaaacctaccttactatttgtacaatgagaatcctaaccactacccccatttttcccaccaaaatcaccacatccaatatccacaacaaccacccacccaatacccacctcataatgaatttcaattgccacaatacaaccacttccacacttacccacaacaagaagatgaacccattcaaaacatgattctccaaatgatgaaAAATcatcaaaacttcttcaaacaaatgctagaggagagccaaaagagggacaatgttcttcaaggcattgttgcccaaggtgaggaattggagattcaaatcgccaaaatgaaagaatcccaagcaaccaccccacaccactccttggacattaatcatgaatgtgaatttgaagtagtaacttttgacatgaaaaatgaagaatgggaagagccaatctctgtgagctcttgtgagtacgaAAGTGTGgtgttcgatgaggaagacatgaggttgagtaagccaagtactcttagcctttgtgagtatgagggtgtgtcatttaaTGCGAACATTGAGATAttggaggaagaattaatgaagaagagtgaagcccccattcatgattcgtataaagatagcaacaatgatgatgggCCTAAGGAATGGACTtttaatatcaccttgcttgaggagcctatccttgagacatttgagataccctataaTGAAGAACAACGTCCTTCCCCTATTtctcatgaagactacttgacacctaccatgaagccaatgattgttgaagaggatatggtggaccttattcaaaaggccaaagcatcAAACAAAAGCTACTTagtggaaaagctcaaagagaaacttgctcgtgaagctacttgtgggaatttggcatccacaatgacaacttctaaggaactccatcatcaaagtcatgacaattctccttccaccttggaagagttgaataatcaaagtgctatcgtcatcaccaaaattgaagaagaagttggtgagtggaagtctacggatgaaaatgaaccacacttcatgcctagtgttgacaagaatcatgggcttgtttattggaagcattgggaaagctctagtgccggGGACAAGACGAAACAAAGAACATATGACAAATTTCCTTGGCCAAACTTCATGTTCAAGTTGAGCAATCCTTACTTgtgtttatttggagcttgttcacaagcttttgatcttctattaagagctttgagctctatggacaagaatttttacaaattgaactagtttggtggagtcctatctcaaaccaccatttgtaagatatttcttgaaaccTTACTTTGTATAACATTGTACATACTTTCATTTTAATtccttgcatgagagtagtgagagagagttttcttacatttctattgagcaaaatttcagaaaaagataaggaggaacaaCAAATTTGTGAAAGGGTATGATTatacaaagaaaagaaagaaaaggaagaaaattagcgaaagacgctcgtcccgagggctggacgctcgtccaggGCCCTCATCGCATTACTGTTCAGCACTGTCTCAGAATCCAAGCGGACTCGgcgcaagacgctcgtcttcaatgaagacgctcgtattctccacgggacgacgcccgtcctgaaagacACCTGAAGCAAAGTTTTGAAACTgtctcagaatccgagcggatttttgagaaACCGCTCGTCCAAagtaagacgctcgtccaagacagaagacgctcgtcttctgccTACTCCAGAAATTGCTAAGATCCTGTcacaaaatccgagcggattttaaggaagacgctcagattctacagaccaaagacgcccgtcccgcatgaaagacgctcggattggggtcTTTTTCTCGAATCATCCGCCCAGgccccacccttatccgctcggcttccccttttcttctataaaatcaccccctttctccctcatttattcaccttatctaaccctaaatcacTAAATCTCATCttcaaaaacactcccctcacatcaaaagctaacaaaaacccccatttcctcaactttaTGATGATGAATCTCAAAGGCAAGGCTAAGAAATTTGTTGAATCCGCCGGAAGGAAGCGTAAGGGTTCATCCTCTTCAACCCCACGAGAGGTAGTGCCACCAAGGAATTTCCGCCCCATCATAAGAGGAGGaatagagcaacttgagtactttcaagaggtactcttcacctccgatgccctgttggagcttgtgtcctccacaaattaatgtgataacatttataaatctcttataggttcacaagggtatacttcgtattttatcagttgattaacgattacctaataacggttggcttgctagaaagtttgacgttattatcatactgatggcggtgatcaactggtccctaaaagtcacacctaaaggatgtgtttgagagatgtggttatggaaatgtaaccacattgatgccttatatgactaaacagttagtcaatgtgttgatgagacgattatttaatgccgattaaataatattagctaagacggattaactgtcaattcgtaaattgaatataatatgttatatttaattaatgtatataatgttagcttggacgaattaataagttaattcgtaattaaatgtaatcggttatatttaataagctagttataaatatgcgatatttatagttaaagtatatattatacgatattgtcattataCATTATTACAGACAggcattaatatatcgactgcaagctgttgtgtgtagacttattaatacggaataaaataaatgacaatttataataatacacattattatacatttttgataacaacttaaaataaggagatttttctccttatttggtgTTGGTACCACTCGGTCAACCCGAGATAAGGGAAAGAAATATTCCCCTTATTCCTTCTTTTATTTTTCGGAAATTATAAAGAGGAAAAGGGattcattttctaacctaattctaacctagcctcctctcatcaaagaaaaacacaaaaacctaaaaattttacagaaaattagggatctcattctagcaatttgaggggcatttctcggagcattttgggtgcaactaataggcgaatatcattgcgatattgttcttaggccgaatttgctaggaccgaaggttgtttcttcatcctcttcaattttgtttatgtaattttcttttatgactagttatcatcattataaattcgttataatccttataattaaagggaagcatacagataattcccacaagtggtatcagagccaaggccacgaattttattttgatgattttcataaaatgaattta
Encoded here:
- the LOC141601725 gene encoding uncharacterized protein LOC141601725 → MRMEEDSGPRRAAYGTDSISRKAPVEKQSERVKPYSKPVNKVSEGPGGKNNSEPPPKVSEYKFSTNLEGVLKALKEIRGVRWPRKRVDERPNDERDSSKRCEYHDDIGHDTDECYTLRREVKFQYDRGNLDHLLPGGSTKVHSTNQVLPTPPPVCTRIVNVITGGSELCGLTYSAAKRHATQTKGDKPEFSCRISRQDLPAVTFDETDAQNTTEQHHDALIITLPIGNCEVRKILVDTGSSVNLIMLETLKGMGFSEKDLATKEVPLVGFSGETKHSIGEIVIPTYAKGVNKQVRYLVIDGPSTYNVILGRPWIHEMKAIPSTYHQCLKFPTPLGVQEIRGDQEDAKNCYKIALKPTARPPA